A single window of Streptomyces diastaticus subsp. diastaticus DNA harbors:
- a CDS encoding malate dehydrogenase — MTRTPVNVTVTGAAGQIGYALLFRIASGHLLGADVPVRLRLLEIPQGLKAAEGTAMELDDCAFPLLQGIEITDDPNAGFDGANVALLVGARPRTKGMERGDLLEANGGIFKPQGKAINDHAADDIKVLVVGNPANTNALIAQAAAPDVPAERFTAMTRLDHNRALSQLAKKTGAQVSDIKKLTIWGNHSATQYPDIFHAEIAGKNAAEVVSDEQWLADDFIPTVAKRGAAIIEARGASSAASAANAAIDHVHDWVNGTAEGDWTSMGIPSDGSYGVPEGLISSFPVTTENGTYKIVQGLEINDFSRARIDASVQELAEERDAVRALGLI, encoded by the coding sequence ATGACCCGCACTCCCGTGAATGTCACCGTCACCGGCGCGGCCGGCCAGATCGGCTACGCGCTGCTGTTCCGCATCGCCTCCGGCCACCTGCTCGGCGCGGACGTGCCGGTCCGGCTCCGCCTCCTGGAGATCCCGCAGGGCCTCAAGGCCGCTGAGGGCACCGCCATGGAGCTCGACGACTGCGCCTTCCCGCTGCTCCAGGGCATCGAGATCACCGACGACCCGAACGCCGGCTTCGACGGCGCCAACGTCGCGCTGCTGGTCGGTGCCCGCCCCCGCACCAAGGGCATGGAGCGCGGTGACCTGCTGGAGGCCAACGGCGGCATCTTCAAGCCCCAGGGCAAGGCCATCAACGACCACGCCGCGGACGACATCAAGGTCCTGGTCGTCGGCAACCCGGCCAACACCAACGCCCTGATCGCCCAGGCCGCCGCCCCGGACGTACCGGCCGAGCGCTTCACCGCGATGACCCGCCTGGACCACAACCGCGCCCTGTCGCAGCTGGCCAAGAAGACCGGCGCGCAGGTCTCGGACATCAAGAAGCTGACGATCTGGGGCAACCACTCGGCGACCCAGTACCCGGACATCTTCCACGCGGAGATCGCCGGCAAGAACGCCGCCGAGGTCGTCAGCGACGAGCAGTGGCTGGCCGACGACTTCATCCCGACCGTCGCCAAGCGCGGCGCGGCCATCATCGAGGCGCGCGGCGCCTCCTCGGCCGCCTCCGCCGCCAACGCCGCCATCGACCACGTCCACGACTGGGTCAACGGCACCGCCGAGGGCGACTGGACCTCCATGGGCATCCCGTCGGACGGTTCCTACGGCGTCCCCGAGGGCCTCATCTCCTCGTTCCCGGTCACCACCGAGAACGGCACCTACAAGATCGTCCAGGGCCTGGAGATCAACGACTTCTCCCGCGCCCGCATCGACGCCTCGGTGCAGGAGCTGGCCGAGGAGCGCGACGCCGTCCGCGCCCTGGGCCTCATCTGA
- a CDS encoding helix-turn-helix domain-containing protein — protein sequence MARWKPLPEELDPQVREFAGQLRRLVDRSGLSIAAVSDRTGYSKTSWERYLNGRLLAPKRAIIALAEATGTNPVHLTTMWELAERAWSRSEMRHDMTMEAIRITQARAALGDFTPPQGIDLGHRAPKTGSRAKADGADGRGFRGGAAAGVREAPPTPSVPRRPGPPGVPVPPGPPPGGTSGGTSGGTSGGTSGGKGKGTRLPLILTGAVAALALVAGGFFLLRPAGEPAPQPTAKPSKTAKALPAGVKCAGADCTGEDPEEMGCAGEQAVTSATATVGTTVVEIRYSKTCEAAWARITQAAEGDEIAVDVGTEAQESAKVATTFDAYTAMLAVEDPADAKACATLVTGTTGCTAPTP from the coding sequence ATGGCTCGATGGAAACCACTGCCGGAGGAACTCGATCCGCAGGTCCGTGAGTTCGCGGGGCAGCTGCGCCGGCTGGTCGACCGCAGCGGGCTGAGCATCGCGGCGGTCTCGGACCGCACCGGTTACAGCAAGACGTCCTGGGAGCGTTATCTCAACGGGCGGCTGCTCGCGCCCAAACGGGCGATCATCGCCCTGGCCGAGGCGACCGGCACCAACCCGGTGCACCTCACCACCATGTGGGAGCTGGCGGAACGCGCCTGGAGCCGCTCCGAGATGCGCCACGACATGACCATGGAGGCCATCCGCATCACCCAGGCCCGAGCCGCCCTGGGCGACTTCACGCCGCCGCAGGGCATCGACCTCGGACACCGGGCCCCCAAGACCGGGTCGCGGGCCAAGGCGGACGGCGCGGACGGCCGCGGCTTCCGCGGTGGTGCGGCGGCGGGTGTCCGCGAGGCCCCGCCGACACCCTCCGTGCCCCGCCGGCCGGGCCCGCCCGGCGTCCCGGTCCCGCCCGGGCCCCCGCCCGGCGGCACGTCCGGCGGCACTTCGGGAGGCACCTCGGGCGGCACCTCGGGCGGCAAGGGCAAGGGCACACGCCTGCCGCTGATCCTCACCGGCGCCGTCGCCGCGCTCGCCCTGGTCGCGGGCGGCTTCTTCCTCCTGCGCCCCGCCGGCGAGCCCGCCCCGCAACCGACCGCCAAGCCCTCCAAGACGGCCAAGGCGCTTCCCGCGGGCGTCAAGTGCGCGGGGGCCGACTGCACCGGGGAGGACCCGGAGGAGATGGGCTGCGCGGGCGAGCAGGCGGTCACCAGTGCCACGGCCACCGTCGGCACCACGGTGGTCGAGATCCGCTACAGCAAGACCTGCGAGGCCGCCTGGGCCCGCATCACCCAGGCCGCGGAGGGCGACGAGATAGCCGTCGACGTCGGCACCGAGGCCCAGGAGAGCGCCAAGGTCGCCACCACCTTCGACGCCTACACCGCGATGCTCGCCGTCGAGGACCCGGCCGACGCGAAGGCCTGCGCCACCCTGGTCACCGGAACCACGGGGTGCACGGCCCCGACTCCGTGA
- a CDS encoding helix-turn-helix domain-containing protein: MTGDVMPAECRRVLDELRSLRERSGRSLAGLAAATAYSKSSWGRYLSGAQPVPRAAVVALCQVAGEPPARVLALWELADAEWSGRGACTAAGPPEPSGPTAGAVAGPVAGPGPRRRRVWPLLVAGAVLAVAVGAGAGVRVLAERAPHAAASEPGVGPWERAPLVHGCTGPECEGRAPGVMGCDRADAVETLAEHRTPEGRRVQVRYGRHCRALWARASGLRAGDRFVLRLPGAPARTAGPVDEAAAAGYLATLMTALPEQGAPAGARACLLPVHGGEECAYVR, from the coding sequence ATGACCGGTGACGTGATGCCCGCGGAGTGCCGCCGCGTCCTGGACGAACTGCGGTCCCTGCGTGAGCGGTCCGGCCGCAGCCTGGCCGGGCTCGCCGCCGCCACCGCGTACAGCAAGTCGTCCTGGGGCCGGTACCTCTCGGGCGCCCAGCCCGTGCCGCGGGCCGCCGTGGTGGCGCTCTGCCAGGTGGCCGGTGAGCCGCCCGCGCGGGTGCTGGCGCTGTGGGAACTGGCCGACGCCGAGTGGAGCGGGCGCGGGGCGTGCACGGCCGCCGGGCCGCCGGAGCCTTCCGGGCCGACGGCCGGTGCGGTGGCCGGGCCGGTGGCCGGGCCGGGGCCCCGCCGGCGCCGGGTGTGGCCGCTGCTCGTGGCGGGTGCGGTGCTGGCGGTCGCCGTCGGAGCGGGTGCCGGGGTCAGAGTGCTCGCCGAACGCGCCCCGCACGCCGCCGCGTCCGAGCCCGGGGTGGGCCCGTGGGAGCGGGCGCCGCTCGTGCACGGCTGCACCGGGCCGGAGTGCGAGGGGCGGGCACCCGGCGTGATGGGCTGCGACCGGGCCGACGCGGTGGAGACCCTCGCCGAGCACCGCACCCCGGAGGGGCGGCGCGTCCAGGTGCGGTACGGGCGGCACTGCCGGGCCCTGTGGGCGCGGGCCAGCGGGCTGCGGGCGGGGGACCGGTTCGTGCTGCGGCTGCCCGGGGCGCCCGCGCGGACGGCGGGGCCGGTGGACGAGGCGGCGGCCGCGGGGTACCTGGCCACACTCATGACCGCTCTGCCCGAGCAGGGCGCGCCGGCCGGTGCGCGGGCCTGTCTGCTGCCGGTGCACGGCGGCGAGGAGTGCGCCTACGTGCGCTGA
- a CDS encoding helix-turn-helix domain-containing protein gives MARWAELPAGLDRRERQLVVQLRRLKDHSGLSLAALGARTGYSRSSWDRYLGGRAPVPRAAVIGLAEVCGVDPTRLLALHEVATEHRAADGHSTGTAQPGADSGPAGRSSAGEHPEPPGLPGGRRRTVVAAALLVGALALGFAAGLTTGLVSGPGTRVAAGPGGVEGPDLVRPDGARWRRGTEHPCEVRRAGGLLHAGHSRERAAYLDINSAGWHVVEAQCLLRHHGFDPGSSDGLYRPAVQAAVRRLQADRRIPVDGVVGPDTWGELRR, from the coding sequence ATGGCACGTTGGGCGGAACTGCCCGCTGGGCTCGACCGGCGTGAGCGGCAGCTCGTCGTACAACTGCGGAGGCTGAAGGACCACAGCGGACTCAGCCTGGCCGCGCTGGGCGCGCGTACCGGGTACAGCCGGTCGTCGTGGGACCGGTACCTCGGCGGGCGCGCCCCCGTCCCGCGCGCCGCCGTCATCGGGCTCGCGGAGGTTTGCGGGGTCGACCCGACGCGGCTGCTCGCCCTGCACGAGGTGGCGACCGAGCACCGGGCCGCCGACGGGCACAGCACCGGTACCGCCCAGCCGGGCGCCGACTCCGGCCCCGCCGGCCGCTCCTCGGCGGGGGAGCACCCCGAGCCGCCGGGACTGCCGGGCGGGCGGCGGCGCACGGTGGTGGCCGCCGCGCTCCTCGTGGGGGCGCTGGCGCTGGGCTTCGCGGCGGGGCTGACCACCGGGCTGGTCTCCGGCCCGGGGACGCGGGTCGCGGCCGGGCCCGGAGGCGTGGAGGGCCCCGACCTGGTGCGGCCGGACGGGGCGCGCTGGCGGCGCGGTACGGAGCACCCCTGCGAGGTGCGCCGCGCCGGCGGCCTGCTGCACGCGGGCCACAGCCGGGAACGCGCCGCCTACCTCGACATCAACAGCGCCGGCTGGCACGTCGTCGAGGCGCAGTGCCTGTTGCGCCACCACGGGTTCGACCCCGGCAGTTCCGACGGCCTGTACAGGCCGGCCGTCCAGGCGGCGGTCCGGCGCCTCCAGGCCGACCGGCGTATCCCGGTGGACGGCGTCGTGGGCCCGGACACCTGGGGTGAGCTGCGCCGATGA
- a CDS encoding IS481 family transposase: MPHRNAPLTETGRLRLARCVVEDGWPLRRAAERFQVSPTTAQRWADRYRRLGEAGMADRSSRPRTSPGRTPTRTERRIIKVRLLRRWGPARIAHFLHLVPSTVHRVLTRYRLARLSHLDRTTGRVVRRYERARPGELVHVDIKKLGNIPDGGGHKVHGRAQGGRNSSAHRDPARPRAVHGRPNLGYSYLHTAVDDHSRLAYSEIHADEKKETATAFWQRAHTFFTQAGISVERVLTDNGSCYRSRDWRDALAATGIAHKRTRPYRPQTNGKVERFNRTLLDEWAYARPYRSEAERRQAFPQWLHTYNHHRGHTALKGQPPASRVPNLTGQYT, from the coding sequence GTGCCCCACCGTAATGCACCCCTGACCGAGACCGGACGGCTGCGCCTGGCCCGTTGCGTGGTCGAGGACGGCTGGCCCCTGCGCCGGGCCGCCGAACGCTTCCAGGTCTCGCCCACCACCGCCCAGCGGTGGGCCGACCGCTACCGCCGCCTGGGGGAAGCCGGCATGGCCGACCGCTCCAGCCGCCCACGCACGAGCCCGGGCCGCACTCCCACCCGTACCGAGCGGCGGATCATCAAGGTCCGTCTGCTGCGCCGGTGGGGACCGGCCCGCATCGCGCACTTCCTGCACCTGGTGCCCTCGACCGTGCACCGCGTGCTCACCCGCTACCGCCTGGCCCGCCTGTCGCATCTCGACCGGACCACCGGCCGCGTGGTGCGCCGCTACGAACGCGCCAGGCCCGGCGAACTCGTCCACGTCGACATCAAGAAACTGGGCAACATCCCCGACGGCGGCGGACACAAGGTCCATGGCAGGGCTCAGGGCGGCCGCAACAGCTCCGCGCACCGCGACCCCGCCCGGCCCCGCGCCGTCCACGGCCGTCCCAACCTCGGCTACAGCTACCTGCACACCGCCGTCGACGACCACTCCCGCCTCGCCTACAGCGAGATCCACGCGGACGAGAAGAAGGAGACCGCCACCGCCTTCTGGCAGCGGGCCCACACCTTCTTCACCCAGGCCGGGATCTCCGTCGAACGGGTACTGACCGACAACGGCTCCTGCTACCGCTCACGCGACTGGCGCGATGCCCTGGCAGCGACCGGGATCGCCCACAAGCGGACCCGGCCCTACCGGCCCCAGACGAACGGCAAGGTCGAACGCTTCAACCGCACCCTGCTGGACGAGTGGGCCTACGCACGCCCCTACCGGTCAGAAGCCGAGCGCCGCCAAGCGTTCCCGCAATGGCTGCACACCTACAATCACCACCGCGGACACACCGCGCTGAAAGGGCAACCACCCGCCAGCCGCGTCCCCAACCTCACAGGGCAATACACCTAG
- a CDS encoding DUF3017 domain-containing protein: MSADVPDAPDEEPAAEPAPEAGVKTGPDPGKGGASRAGAGVRTGVAKLGWTRREPGSRRFPRITRSIARPEGGGRAAAGDAPAPARQWPMLLVLSLVGLGLVLTAFDVTRVGTLLIGVALLVGAGLRWGVASVGMLAVRSRFTDLAAYSVLGAAIVVLALMQQPSPWLELPFLDRTLHFTVD, encoded by the coding sequence ATGAGCGCCGACGTACCCGACGCACCCGACGAAGAGCCCGCCGCCGAGCCGGCTCCCGAGGCCGGGGTGAAGACCGGGCCCGACCCCGGGAAGGGCGGGGCCAGCCGTGCTGGGGCGGGGGTGCGCACCGGGGTGGCGAAGCTGGGCTGGACCCGGCGGGAGCCCGGGTCGCGCCGCTTCCCGCGGATCACCCGCTCCATCGCCCGGCCCGAGGGCGGGGGGCGGGCCGCCGCCGGGGACGCGCCCGCGCCCGCCCGGCAGTGGCCGATGCTGCTGGTGCTCTCCCTGGTGGGGCTGGGGCTGGTCCTCACCGCCTTCGACGTGACGCGGGTCGGGACCCTGCTCATCGGGGTGGCGCTGCTCGTGGGTGCGGGACTGCGGTGGGGGGTGGCGTCCGTGGGGATGCTCGCTGTCCGCTCGCGGTTCACGGACCTGGCGGCGTACTCCGTGCTGGGGGCGGCGATCGTGGTGCTCGCCCTGATGCAGCAGCCCAGCCCCTGGCTGGAGTTGCCGTTCCTCGACCGGACCTTGCACTTCACGGTGGACTAG
- a CDS encoding bifunctional methylenetetrahydrofolate dehydrogenase/methenyltetrahydrofolate cyclohydrolase, translating into MSAQILDGKATAAAIKSELAQRVAALRDRGVLPGLGTVLVGEDPGSQKYVAGKHRDCAQVGIASIQRELPATATQEEIEAVVRELNEDPACTGYIVQLPLPRGIDENRILELMDPAKDADGLHPTNLGRLVLNEPAPLPCTPFGIVTLLRHFGVEINGAEVVVVGRGVTIGRPMPLLLTRRSENATVTQCHTGTRDLAAHLRRADIVVAAAGVPHLVKPEDVKPGAAVLDVGVSRDENGKIVGDVHPGVAEVAGWISPNPGGVGPMTRAQLLVNVVEAAERQAASAA; encoded by the coding sequence ATGAGCGCCCAGATTCTCGACGGCAAGGCCACCGCGGCCGCGATCAAGTCCGAGTTGGCCCAGCGTGTGGCCGCTCTCCGGGACCGGGGCGTGCTGCCCGGCCTCGGTACCGTCCTGGTCGGCGAGGACCCGGGCAGCCAGAAGTACGTCGCGGGCAAGCACCGCGACTGCGCCCAGGTGGGCATCGCCTCCATCCAGCGCGAACTGCCCGCCACCGCGACCCAGGAGGAGATCGAGGCGGTCGTCCGGGAACTCAACGAGGACCCGGCCTGCACCGGTTACATCGTGCAGCTGCCGCTCCCCAGGGGCATCGACGAGAACCGCATCCTCGAACTGATGGACCCGGCCAAGGACGCCGACGGCCTCCACCCGACCAACCTCGGCCGCCTCGTCCTCAACGAGCCCGCACCGCTGCCCTGCACCCCCTTCGGCATCGTCACGCTGCTGCGCCACTTCGGCGTCGAGATCAACGGTGCCGAGGTCGTCGTCGTCGGCCGCGGGGTCACCATCGGCCGCCCCATGCCGCTGCTGCTCACCCGCCGCTCCGAGAACGCCACGGTCACCCAGTGCCACACCGGCACCCGCGACCTCGCCGCCCACCTGCGGCGCGCGGACATCGTCGTGGCCGCCGCCGGAGTCCCGCACCTGGTCAAGCCCGAGGACGTGAAGCCGGGCGCGGCCGTCCTGGACGTCGGCGTCAGCCGTGACGAGAACGGCAAGATCGTCGGCGACGTCCACCCGGGCGTCGCCGAGGTGGCCGGCTGGATCTCCCCCAACCCCGGCGGCGTCGGCCCGATGACCCGCGCCCAGCTCCTCGTCAACGTCGTCGAGGCGGCCGAGCGCCAGGCCGCCTCCGCCGCCTGA
- the purH gene encoding bifunctional phosphoribosylaminoimidazolecarboxamide formyltransferase/IMP cyclohydrolase produces the protein MTAEGTKRPIRRALVSVYDKTGLEELARGLHEAGVELVSTGSTAGRIAAAGVPVTKVEELTGFPECLDGRVKTLHPRVHAGVLADLRLESHREQLAELGVEPFELVIVNLYPFRETVASGATPDECVEQIDIGGPSMVRAAAKNHPSVAVVTDPGQYGAVLEAARDGGFELAARKRLAAKAFQHTAAYDVAVASWFAGAYAAADDSGFPDFLGSALTRSTVLRYGENPHQPAALYTTGEGGLAEAEQLHGKEMSYNNYTDTDAARRAAYDHQDPCVAIIKHANPCGVAVAGDVAEAHRKAHACDPLSAFGGVIAVNRPVTRELAEQVAEIFTEVIVAPDYEDGALEALTRKKNIRVLRCPEAPAATVETKQIDGGALLQATDRLQAGGDDPANWTLATGDALGEGELAELAFAWRACRAVKSNAILLAKDGASVGVGMGQVNRVDSAKLAVERAGAERARGAFAASDAFFPFPDGLEILLEAGVRAVVQPGGSVRDEQVVEAAKKAGVTMYFTGTRHFFH, from the coding sequence GTGACCGCCGAAGGTACGAAGCGGCCCATCCGCCGCGCGCTGGTCAGCGTCTACGACAAGACGGGCCTGGAGGAGCTGGCCCGCGGGCTGCACGAGGCGGGCGTCGAGCTGGTCTCCACCGGGTCCACCGCCGGGCGGATCGCCGCCGCCGGTGTCCCCGTCACCAAGGTCGAGGAGCTGACCGGCTTCCCCGAGTGCCTGGACGGCCGGGTCAAGACGCTCCACCCCCGCGTGCACGCCGGCGTCCTCGCCGACCTGCGCCTGGAGAGCCACCGCGAGCAGCTCGCCGAGCTGGGCGTCGAGCCGTTCGAGCTGGTGATCGTCAACCTCTACCCGTTCCGGGAGACCGTCGCCTCCGGCGCCACCCCCGACGAGTGCGTCGAGCAGATCGACATCGGCGGCCCCTCGATGGTCCGCGCCGCCGCCAAGAACCACCCGTCCGTGGCGGTCGTCACCGACCCCGGCCAGTACGGCGCCGTCCTGGAAGCCGCCCGCGACGGCGGTTTCGAGCTGGCCGCCCGCAAGCGGCTCGCCGCCAAGGCGTTCCAGCACACCGCCGCCTACGACGTGGCGGTCGCCTCCTGGTTCGCCGGCGCCTACGCGGCCGCCGACGACAGCGGCTTCCCCGACTTCCTCGGCTCCGCGCTGACCCGCTCCACCGTGCTGCGCTACGGCGAGAACCCGCACCAGCCCGCGGCGCTCTACACCACCGGCGAGGGCGGCCTCGCCGAGGCCGAGCAGCTCCACGGCAAGGAGATGTCGTACAACAACTACACGGACACCGACGCCGCGCGCCGGGCCGCCTACGACCACCAGGACCCGTGCGTCGCGATCATCAAGCACGCCAACCCCTGCGGTGTCGCCGTCGCCGGTGACGTCGCCGAGGCCCACCGCAAGGCGCACGCCTGCGACCCGCTCTCCGCCTTCGGCGGCGTCATCGCGGTCAACCGGCCCGTCACCCGGGAGCTGGCCGAGCAGGTCGCGGAGATCTTCACCGAGGTCATCGTCGCCCCGGACTACGAGGACGGCGCCCTGGAGGCGCTGACCCGCAAGAAGAACATCCGGGTGCTGCGCTGCCCCGAGGCTCCCGCCGCCACCGTCGAGACCAAGCAGATCGACGGCGGCGCCCTCCTCCAGGCCACCGACCGCCTCCAGGCCGGCGGTGACGACCCGGCCAACTGGACGCTCGCCACCGGCGACGCGCTCGGCGAGGGCGAACTCGCCGAACTGGCCTTCGCCTGGCGGGCCTGCCGCGCCGTCAAGTCCAACGCCATCCTGCTCGCCAAGGACGGCGCCTCGGTCGGCGTCGGCATGGGCCAGGTCAACCGCGTCGACTCCGCCAAGCTCGCCGTCGAGCGGGCCGGGGCCGAGCGCGCCCGGGGGGCCTTCGCCGCCTCCGACGCCTTCTTCCCCTTCCCCGACGGGCTGGAGATCCTGCTGGAGGCGGGTGTCCGTGCCGTCGTCCAGCCCGGCGGCTCGGTCCGCGACGAGCAGGTCGTCGAGGCCGCGAAGAAGGCCGGCGTCACCATGTACTTCACCGGGACCCGCCACTTCTTCCACTGA
- the purN gene encoding phosphoribosylglycinamide formyltransferase, translated as MASPLPSAASSRPKRLVVLVSGSGTNLQALLDAIAGQGAERYGAEVVAVGADRGGIAGLRRAEGAGIPSFVCRVKDHPDRAAWDRALTEAVAAYEPDLVVSAGFMKILGKEFLARFGGRVVNTHPALLPSFPGAHGVRDALAYGVKVTGCTVHLVDDGVDTGPIIAQGVVEVVEEDSVEGEAALHERIKDVERTLLVEVVGRLARDGHRIEGRKVLIP; from the coding sequence GTGGCCTCGCCGCTTCCCAGCGCCGCGTCTTCACGCCCGAAGCGCCTCGTCGTCCTCGTCTCCGGCTCCGGGACCAACCTGCAAGCCCTGCTCGACGCCATCGCCGGCCAGGGGGCCGAGCGGTACGGCGCCGAGGTGGTCGCCGTCGGCGCCGACCGGGGCGGGATCGCCGGGCTGCGACGGGCCGAGGGCGCCGGCATCCCCTCGTTCGTGTGCCGGGTCAAGGACCACCCCGACCGGGCCGCCTGGGACCGGGCACTGACCGAGGCGGTTGCCGCGTACGAGCCGGACCTCGTCGTCTCGGCCGGGTTCATGAAGATCCTGGGCAAGGAGTTCCTCGCCCGCTTCGGCGGCCGGGTGGTCAACACCCACCCCGCGCTGCTCCCCAGTTTTCCCGGGGCCCACGGCGTACGCGACGCGCTCGCGTACGGCGTCAAGGTCACCGGCTGCACCGTTCATCTCGTCGACGACGGCGTCGACACCGGCCCGATCATCGCCCAGGGCGTGGTCGAGGTCGTCGAGGAGGACTCGGTGGAGGGCGAAGCCGCCCTCCACGAACGCATCAAGGACGTCGAGCGCACGCTGCTCGTCGAGGTCGTGGGGCGTCTGGCCCGCGACGGCCACCGCATTGAGGGACGAAAGGTTCTTATTCCGTGA
- a CDS encoding cell division protein PerM: MAGVTRMTDDSLSPAARLTSLADRVRDRSPALAGCLLGGAVAAGLGLGAYAVVVMALWIGSPYPDSGPGGATGTAAGLWLLGHGVGLTRTDTLTGTPAPLGLTPLLLAALPFWLVRRAAREAAEPETPEAPEIPGRTVVWGVTTGYAAVGALVALHATGGELRPALREAAWHLPLLALVAALAGLRSVRGRSADAPSPVGADGRFGGVRAAFGGRRGAAACRAGLAAALVLAGGGAVLVGASLVLGWEPARASYLMLTDVWSGRLAVLLLALALLPNAVIWGAAYALGAGFQVGAGTLVTPLAATSGPDLPPFPLLAALPTDGPGTPLTCAVAAIPVAAGVTAGWFTGRAAIPAARPDAPDGAARPAEEAPWSASATAGAAALAALVAGLVCAVAARAAGGPLGVARLAELGPVWWAAGGAAGAWTLLLGVPTALAVRAWRRRARRPRDPEAENGRWAGARLLGIAMTGTGPAVPGAAAPDGEAMPTGDAGKGQAGKGEAGKGEAGRGDEDTAPDEDAERVDPPDWWERVSRPDPVAALGGSPLGAPHDLYDQLPAHRPQEWRARPAGPQAPPGEGPPGGE; the protein is encoded by the coding sequence ATGGCCGGTGTGACCCGAATGACCGATGACTCCCTTTCACCCGCCGCCCGGCTCACCTCCCTTGCCGACCGCGTGCGCGACCGGTCCCCGGCCCTGGCGGGCTGTCTGCTCGGCGGGGCGGTCGCCGCCGGCCTGGGCCTGGGCGCGTACGCGGTGGTGGTCATGGCGCTGTGGATCGGTTCGCCCTACCCGGACAGCGGGCCCGGCGGCGCCACGGGGACCGCCGCCGGCCTCTGGCTGCTCGGCCACGGCGTCGGCCTCACCCGCACCGACACGCTCACCGGGACCCCCGCCCCGCTCGGCCTCACCCCCCTGCTGCTCGCCGCCCTCCCCTTCTGGCTGGTCCGCCGCGCCGCCCGGGAGGCCGCCGAGCCCGAGACCCCGGAGGCGCCCGAGATCCCCGGCCGCACCGTCGTCTGGGGCGTCACCACCGGTTACGCCGCCGTCGGCGCCCTCGTCGCCCTCCACGCCACCGGCGGCGAACTGCGTCCCGCCCTGCGCGAGGCCGCCTGGCACCTGCCGCTGCTGGCGCTCGTCGCCGCCCTCGCGGGCCTGCGTTCGGTACGCGGCAGGAGTGCCGACGCGCCGTCACCCGTGGGCGCGGACGGGCGGTTCGGGGGAGTCCGCGCCGCCTTCGGCGGGCGGCGTGGTGCCGCCGCCTGCCGGGCGGGCCTCGCCGCCGCCCTCGTTCTCGCGGGCGGCGGCGCCGTCCTCGTCGGCGCCTCACTCGTCCTGGGCTGGGAACCCGCCCGCGCCTCGTACCTGATGCTCACCGACGTCTGGTCGGGGCGGCTCGCCGTCCTCCTGCTCGCCCTGGCCCTGCTGCCCAACGCCGTGATCTGGGGCGCCGCCTACGCGCTCGGCGCCGGGTTCCAGGTCGGCGCCGGCACCCTCGTGACGCCGCTCGCCGCCACCTCGGGGCCGGACCTGCCCCCGTTCCCGCTGCTCGCCGCGCTCCCGACCGACGGGCCCGGTACGCCGCTGACCTGCGCGGTCGCCGCGATTCCGGTGGCCGCCGGGGTGACCGCCGGCTGGTTCACCGGACGGGCCGCCATCCCGGCCGCGCGCCCCGACGCACCGGACGGGGCCGCGCGTCCCGCCGAGGAGGCTCCCTGGTCGGCCTCGGCCACCGCCGGGGCGGCCGCGCTGGCCGCCCTGGTCGCCGGTCTGGTCTGCGCGGTGGCGGCCCGGGCGGCGGGTGGCCCGCTCGGGGTGGCCCGCCTCGCGGAGCTGGGCCCGGTCTGGTGGGCGGCGGGCGGGGCCGCGGGTGCCTGGACCCTGCTGCTCGGCGTGCCCACCGCCCTGGCCGTGCGCGCCTGGCGCCGGCGGGCCCGCCGGCCCCGCGACCCCGAGGCCGAGAACGGCCGGTGGGCCGGGGCCCGTCTCCTCGGCATCGCCATGACCGGGACGGGGCCGGCCGTCCCCGGCGCCGCCGCGCCCGACGGGGAGGCGATGCCGACGGGCGACGCGGGCAAGGGCCAGGCGGGCAAGGGCGAAGCGGGCAAGGGCGAAGCGGGCAGGGGCGACGAGGACACGGCGCCGGACGAGGACGCGGAACGCGTCGACCCGCCCGACTGGTGGGAGCGGGTCTCGCGCCCCGACCCGGTGGCCGCGCTCGGCGGCTCACCCCTCGGCGCCCCGCACGACCTGTACGACCAGCTCCCCGCCCACAGGCCGCAGGAGTGGCGGGCGCGGCCCGCCGGACCGCAGGCCCCGCCGGGAGAGGGGCCGCCGGGCGGGGAGTGA